In Labilibaculum sp. DW002, the genomic window ATACTCATGTGTGTTGAATTCCAGGCTTTGCTTTTCGACCAAATCAGGAATGTAGTCCTTGCAAAAGCTGTAATAGCCATTAAAAGATCGTTCCAAGCCTGGTGTTTGCAAAAAATCTGTAACTGAATGAGCAATCACGTCTTTTTCCATGTCTGAAAGCTCTTCCTTATAAATGGTGTAAATGACCGATAGAATGGTCTGTTTGCGCTCTACACTGAGTTCCCCTTCCAATACAAATGGATTAAAAGAAATGGGACTTTCCGTAGTGAATTCCACCATCATGGCTCCTCCCTGCTCCTTCAAACTCTCATTGAGGTATCGGGTCAGCATCTCATAGCTGCGCCCCACATCCAAAAGCACCACATGGCAATTGCCACTTTCTGCGTATTGTCTCAAAAGATGGTTGGTGAAAAATGATTTCCCAGAACCTGATCCCCCAATAATAAGTTTGTTTCGATTGTGAATCAAGTGTTTTTCCATGGGTTCATCCGAAAGATCTATTTTCACCGGGCAGCCCTCCTGACGATTGGAAAACTGAAGAGTAAATTCTGAATTGGAATTTCTCACTTCTCCTTCAAAATTACACAGGCAACAAGCCTGAGGCACCTGAGTAATGAAAAGTTCCGTTTCGGGCAATTGAGTAGAAAATGGCACACAAGAAAAAAACAGAAGCGGCAAATCAAAAGTATGCTGATAGGGAAAACAGTTCATCAGTGAAAAAGCAGAACTGCATTCGCTTTTGTTTTGCTTGAGCTTCTTGATGGATTCATCCATTACCATCACATTGAAATGCGTTTTCACGATTTTCTCTCCTGAAGTCTGTACTGTATCCAGAAAATTTTCGATCAATCCTGAATTGATTTTATTCTCAGATGAGAATCGAGACAAACTGTAAATTTTCTTGTAATTGCTCTCCAGATTGGCTTTCACCTGCTGTTGCCCCGGCATGTAAATAAACTGATTGGTGATATGGGAAAATGGCAAATGATAAGTCAGTGGATAAACAAAAGAACAAGGCAAGCCGGTCCCCGGATGTCCACCCACAGGTTTTACCCTGGAAGGCATGTGAGAATAATCACTCAGACTTAAGATTTCCACAAACTGATCCATCACGCGTAGCCGATCCCGAAAATCAATACCGCCCAGCAAGCTGTTTTCTTTTTGAAAATTAAGGGTCAGATAAGATTCTATGAGCCCAGTAGACTGTTCCGTTCCCACGGCCTGCTCTCGGCTGATTGGCTCACAAGAAATACCTGATTGAGAAAACAGGGCCATCAGGTTGGATCTGAGCTCTAGCGCTTTTTCACTCCGACACTGTTCTGCCTGCTTTACTTTCGCAGAAAAAATCAGAGAAGAACTCAGGTAATTTTTCAAAAGACCTTTGTTCAGTAGGCTGATATAGAGATAGCATTCATGTCTGAGCATCTCCCTTCCTTTGAAATGATTTCCATAGCTTTCATCTAGTTTGGATTGTTTGTCAGCAGCACTTGCTTTTCCTTCTTCAAATTGCTCAACAAAAAAGAAATCCTGTTTGTGCAAAAAGCTGTCTTCGGGCAGTAGGTTCACTACACGCTGAAAGCTATCATGCAACAGATACAATTTCTCCTGACTACAAGAAAGAAGTTCTGGCAACTTCAGCTTTAAACCAAAGCTTACATCCAGGTTATTGGAAATCAAAAAATCTCCTTGAAAACCAAGTATCGACAAACTTTTTTCTATTGATTTTACATTCATGATTTAGCTTTGACAGATTCTTCTTTTCACAGAGATAAACTGAGGTAGTTTTTTAGCATGCTTCTTTTTACTCCAGCCTTTGTGACCGTATTTTTTCTGAATTCGACTGAGACGATAGAGTATGGCAAAAAATGAGGGGACACAGATGGCTACAGCAGAAAAAACACCAGCGAGTATGTAGAGCAAAACAAACAGGATAAAAGTACCGATGATACTGTACAGAGCTAAATAAACCAATTCACCTGAAAAACCTTTCACATACAAGCTGGTGTCTATCTTTTGGATTTGATAGTTATCCATCAGGAAAAAAATGCCTTGATGACAACACCTACCAAAATTAAAAACAGGCAGGCACCAAACCAGCCCATGATGGCTTTTTGGGTGTCCTGATCTCCACTTTGCCATTTGATGTAGACCCTGACTCCTCCAATTAATCCAACCACTGCTCCAATGGCAATGATCAAATTAGATACCGGATCAACATAGGAATTGATTTCACTGGTAGCTTGATCAATTCCAGTTGCACTTTGTCCTAAAGCAAGTGATGCTATGCAGAGCATCCCAATCAAAAGAGCCATCCCCTTTTGATAAATTCTCAATCTGTTTTTCTTCATGGAAATTAATTTTTAGTACTTATTGTTGATATTGAATTTGACTCAAAATTTCTTTAAATCTTGGTTCATCAGGCTGTAAAAAGGCATCCAGCTCAAAAGCTTTATCCATACCCATTTCTTCCTGAAAAGAAATATCTGGCAAGATCCCTAACAGGGAAAGAGGCGGGATCAATTCTGAGGTAAAATCTTTTGCAGAAACCAGTATCGGCTGAAACTCTTGCTTTTGAAAATCATCTTCTGATTGATCTTCAAACTGAATCGGCTGATCCTTGTACTTGCTTTTCAACCAGGCAAGCACCATCAATCCCAGATACCATGGAATCAAAACAAAGGCCGTGAGTTTTAAAAAGTTGGCCCAGCTAATGTGATCGAATCCAAACATAAGTTCTTGGGGTTTTAGTAAACGTTCTATTATCTAATCGAATACATGACAGTAGTCTCTGTTTCGATAAAGCAAATGTCCAAAATCCAAAAACAGGAATTTCCCAAGTTGTTCCCAACTTGGGTGTTTTTTATTGTTTAGTAAAAACCAGATGATTTGTAGTAATTTGATCTATTTTCACATGAATTGACCTCAAAAAATGATCTTTTATCCCAAGTTGGCTTGTTAAAGCATTTAATTTGTTTCTGTTTGCTAGATTTTGCTTTGGTTTTAAAAAAAAAGAAGAGAAAAAACGGTCAAAAAAAGAAAAGAAAGTCAACTGACCAGCCGATGACAGGCTAAAATACAAGGCTGCCACAGCTCAATAAAAAATATGAAACCAGGTAAAAGCTTGATTTATTTGTGGCACAAAGCCTGGCCTTGTATTTTTAACGGGCAAGCCTGCGGGACAATCGGCTATATTGGGCTTTCTTTTTGTCTTTCCTTTGGCTGATTTTTAAACCAATACAATTTCTTTACAACTTTGGGAAAAGCAAGTGTAGCTCTGGAATGAAATGAAGGAGATACTCTTGCCTGCGAGTGTCCAAGGCTTGTTGGGAGAAGCAGTGCAATCAGAATCCCGAAGCTGAGCGTAGCAAACAGCCTGGAAGCTGACAAATGGCTGAGCCATACTGGCCGACACACAGGACTCATCTTCTTAGCAGATATCTATTTCCTTTACCAGCACAAAAAACTTCTTCCTAGGGCAGGAAAAAGCAAGTGCAGAGCCGTAATGAAATGAAGGGGATGCTCTTCATGCAGGGATGTGGGAGGCTTGTTTCAATATGAAATGAAAACACTTACATCACATGATGGAGCATGCGAATGAGGATGATCTTGGTTGGAATAAATAGAAGAAACAGGCCGCTCACATAAAGGGGTATCTATACTCTTTTATCTTTGGAAGTCTTCTCAAATGCAATGAGATTGAACAGTTCACGCATTCTACTGCGAACACGGTTTCCATAAAGCACCTCTAGCTCTGAGGCAGATAAATTTGTAGTCAGGTGGGTAATAATTTTCTTTTGAATGAATAAGTCATAGCGACTAAGCAGAATTTCAGCCATCACATTGCACTCATTCCCATAGTACTTCTGACTTTGTTCTATGCCCAAATCATCAAAACAGATAATTCCAGTTTTAATAACTTTTCCTATGCTATGCAAGTAGGTATTTCCATACCGACTGATCACCTTGAATCCTTCTCGTTCGAACTCAAAGCTTACTTCTCGAGAAGATTTCATTTGAAATTGTCTGAGCGGAGGAAAAAATTGGTTGATGAGCCTCATTAGGGAAGTTTTCCCACAGCCAATTGGCCCTGTTAATAAAATTCCTTTGTGTAATCTCAGCCCTTTCTTTTTGCAGCTGTCCTCATCTCCAATGGCATAAACCAGCAGTTTATAAATCAAGCCCACATCTTCCTTGTGAATGGTAAAATGAGCCCCAAACTGCTTTTTGCCCACCCGCTCCAACCAATTCAAACAGGATGGAAAATCAAACTGATAGTTATTCCCAATCAACTTGGCTACATCCTCATAAGGGTTCTGAATAATCTTTGTCGAGACTGGCATTCAATCGGTTTTTTCCGTTTCCATTTTTTCCTCTTTCCTTTTTCAAATTATCCGGATACCCTTCTTTGTTTTTGTTTGTAATGTTTATTAAAAGTGTATCACTTGCTGTATCAGATCCAGTATCTGTTGCGATATCAAATCTGATACAGCTAATGTGACTGCCGGAATGTAAATTGGCTGAAGGAAAATACTCAATATAGCCCCATTGATTCAATTCTTTTATACAACGGGCATAGGTGTTTACGGATCCTATTCTGGAGAGCTTCATCATCTCAAAGCGGTTTACCGAAAAAGGATTTTTGAAGCGATTCATGTTCCAAATCTGGAAGCAGGACAAATACAGACTGATGTGATAAGCTTTCATTCGCTGATCCTGTTCCAGTTTTTGGAAGAATCTATTGAGATGTCGGATGTAGTTCATCAATGGCCATTAATTGGAAATCGACACTTGACTTGGTTCTTATCTAGCATTTTTTTGATGTCTTCAAAATTATAAAACATCATGCCTCCAATTTTTGTGTAAGGAAGAGTTCCGTTGGATCTCATGGTTTGTAGGGTTCCTGGTGAAATCCCCAGTAGTTCACGCACCTCGTAAGATTTTAGCCATTTCTTGGCCGGTTGACCATGGTGCTCTTTTAAAATCGTTTTGAATTCATCCAATAGTTCGATTTTGAATTCTCTCAAATCATCTGTGGTTACAATTTCTGTTGGCATAAGATTCTGTTTTAAATGACACAAAATAACTTAGCCCTCAAATTGCAATATTCTCTAAATATTTTCCCCCAAGTTGTTCCCAACTTGGGAAAGAAATTTTCATGGAAATTTATTCACTTTCTAAATATTACAGTGTTATTTTTTCATCAATTTCTTTCATCTTAGTTAAAAGTGAATCTTTTAGAAGATCAAGAAACTTAGTTTGTTCTATTTTTCGATTTCGAACTTCTGAAAAAGTATGATAGACATCGCCCAAATCAATATCAAACATACTCTCAAACAATTGAGCAATCCTTTTAATGCCTTCCTTTCCATCATTAATGGACTTTGAGCTGTGTAAACCATAAATCAATTCCACTAAGGCTGTTTTACTTTCCGTCCACTTCAACTGATGAGAGTTTGATTTTTCGATTTGAGAATCCTCATTTAACCTTAAGTTTTGATTAAGCTTTGAAATATCATCTTGATCTAGCAATAAATCCTTAAGACATTCAATTCGAGATTCAAAGAAAAAATTTAAAGGTGATGAATATAAATTCTTTCCTTCTTTTTGGAATTGTTTTGAAAGATTTCTTTTTTCCTTTTGTAGATATTTAATCTTTTCTGGTAATAATGAAAATTTATTAGTCTTATCTTTTACTCTCGCCATTTCTGGGTAAAATTCTTTTAATTCATCTTTCCATGACTGGTATTTCTTCACTTTATTAAAAGATTTCTTGCATTTTTTCTGATAAGTTAGAATGAATTTTCTGGACTTGTTAATGATCTTCTTTTGAAACTGAAAATAAGCCATCATCTCTGAAAAATAATCGAAACTAGAGTGAATGCATGATAGTTTAGAATTGCTCTTAGAAACTATTTTCACATTAGTATGTGGAGATACTAAATCAGGACATACTTTTATTTGTTCATCCAATATTTCAAAAACATGCAACAGCATTTCCAAATATATTTCGGCCTCTTTATCTATTTTGAAACTGATTAAATTATTTCGAACTTCATTAATAAATTCATAATACAAAGTGCCTAAATGACATTCAAAATCTCGATAATCTGAATAATTATTAAAGTAGATTTTGTATCCACTTTCAATTTTCTCCAATGCAATTGTTGCATTGCACAATTCGGCTTTTAGGTTTAAAAAATTGTCTTCCTGAATCATAAACAAATCCTCCATATCTTCTTTTATGAATGAAGCTGAGGATGTTATTCAACCAACATCCTCTACCATAAAATTAATACTGTTATTATAAATTTATGAAATCTCAATTGAATCGAACGAATATTTTAAGAGAAATATAAATTATTTTGTTTGTTATGTGTTTTACAACCAGAATATTATATTAACATCTACCTGTTAATTATAATTTTCTAAATAACAGCATTTAATTTTCTTTCCGGAGTTTTCCTCTCTTGCTTAGTTATAAAAATTAATTCTGACATAAATTTGAAGTTTTGATTAAAGAATTAAACAGAATCAATCATTTGATTGCAAATGATCAGTCTTTTTATTCAGACAAACCTATGTGATTCCCATCTGATTATTTATGAAAAAAATATATAAAACGACAGACATAGACTTTCCATGGATGTACAAAGAAGTACACACACACAACATATAGGTCAAAACAGAAAGCGATTAAAGGAGGACAGAAGCATTAAACAGCATGAGATTGCTGACTTAATTGGTATGCACCGTTCTAACTACAACAAAATAGATAATGGACAAAGAGAGATTTCCATTTCTGCTCTTGATAAAATTGCTGCTTATTTTGATATTACTCTTGACGAGCTGGTGCACATGGGCGAAGATTTGCCCAAAGAAGTAAACGTTGGAGACAAAACCACTGCTGAGCAAGTAAAGCTTATTCAGGAACTAGACTAGGAAATGAAAAGCATGGTCTTTAAAATAATTGAGACATTCCTTACAAAGAAAAAATTCAAAGACTTCTTCAACAAAAATATAGTAACTCTATAGAATTATTCTAAATTAAAGAAAGACCTAACATCTCATATTTGTACCTTTTAGGTCATATTTGAGCCGAATAAGTCATAAAAACAAAATATTACCCACTCACATTTTAAATGCAAGTGGGTAATATTTTGTTTTGCCATTTCCTGCCTTCGCAGAATACGAGCGAAACGCTCGAACTAGCTGTGGGAACAACTGAATGCTAAAATGGTATAAAAGGTGGTGGTGGAGGTTTGGAGCTACTGTGCCTTACTGAGTTGCGAGCCGTCTGCGAGTGGGAGGCTGTGACTGGCAAGTAAAACAAGGTACTTGTGATTGACAGCCAGCGGTTTTTGGCGGCTTTTTTGAAGCTGTGGTGGATGTTGCCGGGTGAAGCACTGGGTATGTTTATTTTTGAATGCTTCTGTTTAGAATGTATGAGAAAATAATTGGGTTGTGGTGCTTGACCCAGGTGTGTAGGGAAAGGGATTTAACCAGGTAGAAAATTTTGCGAGTAAATATCACTTATCTCAAAATGCCTCTCTCCTTCTCTTTTGGCACATACTTTTATTTTAAATGTAGGATGCAAAATTTTTACCATGGAAAAGTAATACCCGTGGCCTCTCAAAAAAGATGACAAAAACCGATAGCGGCCGACCTAGCAGGCGAGCCTAAAATGAGCAATGGAGGTTTTTTAGCTTTCGGCAGTGGCTTAACGACGATAGCTAAAGAAACTGAGAATTACTGTGAACGACAAGTGGTTGAGCCCGAAAATTGTGACAGGGTTGCGGGAATTATGGAGCTGATATTGAAATTTATTCGGAACCCCAATGTTCGAAATCAAATGAAGAACAATTTGATATGAAAGTCGTTTTTTAAGTTGTTTAAATGATCGACTTTGATGTCAAACTTGTTATCTCAAACAAAAACTAAAAGATTAATAATTCAGAGAAAATTCCATTATTTTATTTAAATCCATTACTCCCTTTTTTTAAAGGATTGAGCGTTTTCTTAATCTTAAACTATTAATGAGTACTGAGGTGGAACTTAGAGACATGGCCGCTCCAGCTATCATTGGATTCAAAAGAAATTCATTGAAAGGGTACAGTACTCCTGCAGCAATGGGAATGGCTATTGCATTGTAAATGAATGCCCAAAACAGATTTTGACGAATAGTACGCATTGTTGCTTTGGATAGCTTTATGGCTTTTGCAATTTGCTTTAGATTGGAATGTATTAAAGTAATACCAGCACTTTCC contains:
- a CDS encoding TraG family conjugative transposon ATPase — protein: MNVKSIEKSLSILGFQGDFLISNNLDVSFGLKLKLPELLSCSQEKLYLLHDSFQRVVNLLPEDSFLHKQDFFFVEQFEEGKASAADKQSKLDESYGNHFKGREMLRHECYLYISLLNKGLLKNYLSSSLIFSAKVKQAEQCRSEKALELRSNLMALFSQSGISCEPISREQAVGTEQSTGLIESYLTLNFQKENSLLGGIDFRDRLRVMDQFVEILSLSDYSHMPSRVKPVGGHPGTGLPCSFVYPLTYHLPFSHITNQFIYMPGQQQVKANLESNYKKIYSLSRFSSENKINSGLIENFLDTVQTSGEKIVKTHFNVMVMDESIKKLKQNKSECSSAFSLMNCFPYQHTFDLPLLFFSCVPFSTQLPETELFITQVPQACCLCNFEGEVRNSNSEFTLQFSNRQEGCPVKIDLSDEPMEKHLIHNRNKLIIGGSGSGKSFFTNHLLRQYAESGNCHVVLLDVGRSYEMLTRYLNESLKEQGGAMMVEFTTESPISFNPFVLEGELSVERKQTILSVIYTIYKEELSDMEKDVIAHSVTDFLQTPGLERSFNGYYSFCKDYIPDLVEKQSLEFNTHEYFFILSKYFEGGEYDYLLNKPMQTDEFFNCPFLVFELDNIKDHPVIFPVATLIIMDIFLQKMRRLSGVRKVICIEEAWKAIATPQMASYLKYFFKTIRKFFGEAMVVTQEVDDIISSPIIRDAIINNADTRILLDMSKFKNKFGQISQLLGLSDFQKEQILSINKNLPGDRKLKEVFIALGSYSRVFALEVSRAEYFCYTTEQKEKEIILEKLSGENSLIEILTNM
- a CDS encoding DUF4133 domain-containing protein, which translates into the protein MDNYQIQKIDTSLYVKGFSGELVYLALYSIIGTFILFVLLYILAGVFSAVAICVPSFFAILYRLSRIQKKYGHKGWSKKKHAKKLPQFISVKRRICQS
- a CDS encoding DUF4134 domain-containing protein produces the protein MKKNRLRIYQKGMALLIGMLCIASLALGQSATGIDQATSEINSYVDPVSNLIIAIGAVVGLIGGVRVYIKWQSGDQDTQKAIMGWFGACLFLILVGVVIKAFFS
- a CDS encoding AAA family ATPase — its product is MPVSTKIIQNPYEDVAKLIGNNYQFDFPSCLNWLERVGKKQFGAHFTIHKEDVGLIYKLLVYAIGDEDSCKKKGLRLHKGILLTGPIGCGKTSLMRLINQFFPPLRQFQMKSSREVSFEFEREGFKVISRYGNTYLHSIGKVIKTGIICFDDLGIEQSQKYYGNECNVMAEILLSRYDLFIQKKIITHLTTNLSASELEVLYGNRVRSRMRELFNLIAFEKTSKDKRV
- a CDS encoding helix-turn-helix domain-containing protein, producing the protein MPTEIVTTDDLREFKIELLDEFKTILKEHHGQPAKKWLKSYEVRELLGISPGTLQTMRSNGTLPYTKIGGMMFYNFEDIKKMLDKNQVKCRFPINGH
- a CDS encoding RteC domain-containing protein, which translates into the protein MEDLFMIQEDNFLNLKAELCNATIALEKIESGYKIYFNNYSDYRDFECHLGTLYYEFINEVRNNLISFKIDKEAEIYLEMLLHVFEILDEQIKVCPDLVSPHTNVKIVSKSNSKLSCIHSSFDYFSEMMAYFQFQKKIINKSRKFILTYQKKCKKSFNKVKKYQSWKDELKEFYPEMARVKDKTNKFSLLPEKIKYLQKEKRNLSKQFQKEGKNLYSSPLNFFFESRIECLKDLLLDQDDISKLNQNLRLNEDSQIEKSNSHQLKWTESKTALVELIYGLHSSKSINDGKEGIKRIAQLFESMFDIDLGDVYHTFSEVRNRKIEQTKFLDLLKDSLLTKMKEIDEKITL
- a CDS encoding helix-turn-helix domain-containing protein, with the translated sequence MDVQRSTHTQHIGQNRKRLKEDRSIKQHEIADLIGMHRSNYNKIDNGQREISISALDKIAAYFDITLDELVHMGEDLPKEVNVGDKTTAEQVKLIQELD